A window of Solanum stenotomum isolate F172 chromosome 3, ASM1918654v1, whole genome shotgun sequence contains these coding sequences:
- the LOC125860847 gene encoding uncharacterized protein LOC125860847 gives MVLLTPPRTPARAATAIAGSSKRLMVNFIGSMSLLALWLKKASRGIKTQKLGSDSPKSPLARPKKFLATISNKAINLRHKKKAEGELVDEDFGDGGLWQRGILMGDKCQPLDFSGVIYYDSEGNRLQEVPMRSPRASPMPSYLNYASPKVN, from the coding sequence atggTTCTCCTAACACCACCACGAACTCCGGCCCGAGCTGCAACGGCGATAGCCGGCTCATCGAAGCGGCTTATGGTGAATTTCATCGGTTCGATGTCTTTGTTAGCTTTGTGGTTAAAGAAAGCAAGCCGAGGAATTAAAACTCAAAAACTCGGGAGCGATTCGCCCAAATCGCCGCTAGCGAGGCCGAAGAAGTTCCTCGCGACGATTAGTAACAAAGCGATTAATCTGAGGCATAAGAAGAAGGCAGAAGGAGAGCTTGTTGATGAGGATTTCGGCGATGGAGGGCTTTGGCAGAGGGGGATTTTGATGGGAGATAAATGTCAGCCGTTGGATTTCTCCGGCGTGATTTATTACGATAGCGAAGGGAATCGATTGCAGGAGGTTCCGATGAGATCGCCGAGGGCGAGTCCGATGCCGAGTTATCTTAATTACGCTTCACCCAAAGTGaattag
- the LOC125860645 gene encoding zinc finger BED domain-containing protein RICESLEEPER 2, whose translation MDWNVNTGYKTLKEMESKSLAVVEAPSTILNVEPIDIGPGSSEKDPTTKLRKKALTSVYLKYFETAPDGKTRKCKFCGQTYSIATATGNLGKHLSNRHPGYDITVNVASPAPQSVIVVKKLQPKPHVKGPQLELDHLNWLLVKWLILASLPPSTLDEPWLLNSFKFLNPTVKLWPEDKFQSVLCEVFRSMQENVRVIVDQISCKVSITLDFWTSYEQLLYMSVTCLWIDENWSFQKLLLDICHISSPCGAAEVSHALLKVLKIYNIENRVLCCTHDNTPIALHACHTLKEDMDSQKMSHFYYLPCAAHTLNSVINDGLSSTKSIISKIREFVLKMNTSFEISQDFLQCCNAYQEGTWKFPLDASPRWSGNYQMLDIARKAGKSLETIIRKYDELLGSRVLLNNAEKNAVNIMHAFLEPFYKTINDICTNKVLTIGLVLFFMDHISETIAACRDSRHSPDWLKSAADEMATKARSYNDQMCNSFTYMTAILDPRIKVELIPESLNSENHLEEARSHFIRNYSTSHFPSISGSYAAHELEDGGSVSFAEEIARKKRKASMSSATDELTQYLSEPPAPIQTDVLEWWKVNNARYPRLSSMARDFLAAQPTALAPEDLFCSKGDEIDKQRFLTPYESTQALHCVKSWMQSGLKLKYKSTEIDYERLMELAAESSMAGSDKKQKS comes from the exons ATGGATTGGAATGTCAACACTGGTTATAAGACCTTAAAAG AAATGGAATCCAAATCCCTTGCTGTTGTGGAAGCTCCAAGTACAATCCTTAATGTAGAACCTATAGATATCGGGCCGGGATCTTCAGAGAAAGATCCTACAACAAAACTAAGGAAAAAGGCCCTCACATCAGTGTATCTCAAGTATTTTGAAACAGCACCGGATGGGAAAACTAGAAAATGTAAATTTTGTGGACAGACTTATTCAATTGCAACAGCCACCG GCAATTTGGGAAAACATCTTAGCAATCGTCATCCAGGATATGATATAACAGTAAATGTTGCAAGTCCTGCACCACAATCTGTTATTGTTGTCAAGAAGCTTCAACCTAAACCTCATGTCAAAGGTCCTCAGTTGGAGCTCGATCATTTGAACTGGTTGCTTGTCAAGTGGCTTATTCTCGCGTCTCTTCCTCCTTCGACTTTGGATGAGCCTTGGCTTTTGAATtcatttaaatttcttaatCCAACAGTTAAACTTTGGCCTGAAGACAAGTTCCAATCAGTGCTTTGCGAAGTTTTTAGAAGTATGCAAGAAAATGTAAGGGTGATAGTAGACCAAATTTCTTGCAAAGTCTCTATAACTCTTGATTTCTGGACATCTTACGAGCAACTACTTTATATGAGTGTGACATGCCTGtggattgatgaaaattggTCCTTCCAAAAGTTGCTCCTTGATATTTGTCACATATCCTCTCCTTGTGGGGCTGCTGAAGTTTCTCATGCTTTGTTGAAGGTTCTTAAGATTTATAATATTGAGAATAGAGTCCTCTGTTGCACACATGATAATACTCCGATTGCACTGCACGCGTGCCATACTCTCAAAGAAGATATGGATAGCCAGAAAATGAGTCATTTCTACTATCTCCCATGTGCTGCTCATACTTTGAATTCAGTCATAAATGATGGACTGAGTTCAACAAAGTCGATAATTTCTAAAATAAGAGAATTTGTTCTAAAGATGAACACATCCTTTGAGATCTCTCAGGATTTTCTCCAATGCTGCAATGCTTATCAAGAAGGAACTTGGAAATTCCCTCTTGATGCCTCACCTCGTTGGAGTGGCAATTACCAGATGCTTGACATTGCACGAAAG gcAGGTAAATCATTGGAAACTATCATCCGGAAGTATGATGAACTACTAGGCAGTAGGGTGCTCCTCAACAACGCGGAGAAGAATGCTGTGAATATCATGCATGCATTTTTAGAACCTTTCTATAAAACCATCAATGACATATGTACAAACAAAGTACTAACaattggtttggttctttttttCATGGATCATATTTCTGAAACAATTGCAGCCTGTAGAGACTCTCGACACAGCCCTGACTGGCTGAAAAGTGCTGCTGATGAAATGGCTACGAAAGCTCGAAGCTACAATGACCAGATGTGCAACTCCTTCACATATATGACTGCTATTCTTGATCCAAGAATAAAAGTCGAGCTCATTCCTGAAAGTCTCAATTCGGAGAATCACTTGGAGGAAGCCAGAAGCCATTTTATAAGAAACTATTCCACCAGTCATTTTCCTTCTATCTCTGGGTCTTATGCTGCACATGAGCTCGAAGATGGAGGAAGTGTTTCTTTTGCAGAGGAAATTGCTCGTAAGAAACGCAAGGCAAGCATGTCCTCCGCCACAGATGAGCTCACCCAATATTTATCAGAACCTCCTGCTCCTATACAAACAGATGTCTTGGAATGGTGGAAGGTAAATAATGCACGTTACCCACGGTTATCATCCATGGCTCGAGACTTTTTGGCTGCACAACCAACTGCTTTGGCGCCTGAAGACCTTTTCTGCAGCAAAGGTGATGAGATAGATAAGCAAAGGTTCTTAACGCCCTATGAGAGCACTCAAGCTTTGCATTGTGTAAAGTCATGGATGCAAAGTGGACTCAAGTTGAAGTATAAATCAACTGAAATTGATTATGAGAGGTTAATGGAACTAGCAGCTGAAAGTTCAATGGCAGGTTCCGACAAGAAACAAAAATCATGA
- the LOC125859777 gene encoding oleosin G-like, whose product MHSTSSHVSHHPIFFSLYSPLFHSHSLFPNIHTLFSFSATKMADQQPNYGRQQRPPTRSSGFNSNMTTPSFLRKLQEHVPNSTQLVGFLTLIISGGILLLLTGLTLTAIILGLIFFTPLVLISSPIWVPVGTVLFIAIAGFLSVCGFGVATLASLSWLYRYIRGLHPPGSDRVDYARSRIADTASHVKDYAREYGGYLHNKVKDAAPGA is encoded by the coding sequence ATGCACTCCACCTCCTCACACGTGTCACATCACCCCATCTTTTTCTCCCTTTACTCTCCTCTATTTCACTCTCACTCTCTCTTCCCCAACATTCATACACTCTTTTCTTTCTCTGCAACAAAAATGGCCGATCAACAACCCAACTACGGCCGTCAACAAAGGCCACCAACTCGTTCCTCCGGCTTCAACAGCAACATGACTACCCCTTCATTCCTCCGCAAATTGCAAGAACACGTCCCTAATTCCACCCAACTCGTCGGATTTCTAACCCTAATTATCTCCGGCGGAATCTTACTCCTTCTCACCGGACTCACACTTACCGCAATTATTTTAGGTTTAATCTTCTTCACCCCTTTGGTTCTAATCTCGAGCCCAATTTGGGTCCCTGTGGGTACTGTTCTGTTTATTGCCATTGCCGGATTTTTATCTGTTTGTGGATTTGGGGTTGCCACGCTGGCGTCTCTCTCTTGGTTATATAGATACATTAGGGGATTACACCCGCCCGGTTCGGACCGGGTTGATTACGCCAGAAGCCGAATTGCTGATACGGCTAGCCATGTGAAGGATTACGCTAGGGAATACGGCGGGTACCTTCATAATAAAGTGAAGGATGCAGCTCCTGGTGCTTGA